The proteins below come from a single Polynucleobacter sp. MWH-UH23A genomic window:
- the moaC gene encoding cyclic pyranopterin monophosphate synthase MoaC, whose translation MNKLTHFDASGQAHMVNVGDKPHTHRIAIATGQITMLPETFKMVEGGTPKKGDVLGIARIAGIQASKKTSDLIPLCHPLALTHVSLEFALDPKTNSIHCQVRAETTGPTGVEMEALTAVQVALLTIYDMCKAVDRGMVMGDIKLLEKSGGKSGEWKAR comes from the coding sequence ATGAACAAACTAACTCATTTTGATGCCAGTGGCCAAGCCCATATGGTAAATGTGGGAGATAAGCCCCATACCCATCGCATTGCGATCGCTACAGGCCAAATTACGATGCTTCCAGAGACATTCAAAATGGTCGAGGGCGGCACTCCCAAAAAAGGGGATGTTCTTGGAATCGCCAGAATTGCAGGCATACAAGCATCAAAGAAAACCTCTGATCTAATTCCGCTCTGTCATCCCCTAGCGTTAACTCATGTCAGTCTCGAATTTGCACTAGATCCAAAAACCAACAGCATCCACTGTCAGGTTAGAGCGGAAACTACAGGGCCAACTGGCGTTGAAATGGAAGCCCTCACCGCAGTCCAGGTGGCCCTCCTCACAATCTACGATATGTGCAAAGCAGTCGACCGAGGTATGGTGATGGGTGACATCAAACTACTAGAGAAGAGTGGTGGCAAGTCCGGCGAGTGGAAGGCACGATAA